Proteins from a genomic interval of Collinsella sp. zg1085:
- a CDS encoding LacI family DNA-binding transcriptional regulator: protein MTNRPARRLTIRDIADMAGVSKTTVSFYLNGKTERMSLATQEKITEAIEKTGYKPSPLARGLNDKDTRLLGIIIGNITNSFSNILVKAIDHVVREDDYRVLVCNSSYDTANELAIIDQLLALGVDGFVLQPTAQSAGIHKMITEAGKELVCIDSRMYDTQTHWVKANNYEASFQAVSECIQRGYKRFLLITANPGLISSRVERVTGFADALKEHGLSYDEFILQDEGVDRDQVVSFVETYFDKTTPTLIFVANCWALADIYVALRPFYEHMPRLGLLGFDNTEWVRVATPSVSVVCQPADAEGTEAGRILLEALGDRELEIQHQELDCTISWGDSTF from the coding sequence ATGACCAACCGTCCCGCCCGGCGATTGACTATACGTGACATCGCTGACATGGCTGGTGTTTCTAAGACAACGGTCTCCTTTTACCTCAATGGCAAAACGGAGCGTATGTCGCTGGCTACCCAGGAGAAAATTACCGAAGCTATCGAAAAAACCGGGTACAAGCCGAGCCCCCTTGCGCGCGGCCTTAATGATAAAGATACGCGCCTTCTGGGCATCATCATCGGTAATATCACCAATTCTTTCTCGAATATCTTGGTGAAGGCGATTGATCATGTGGTGCGCGAGGACGATTACCGGGTGCTCGTATGCAATTCGAGCTATGACACCGCAAATGAGCTCGCTATTATCGACCAGCTGCTTGCGCTGGGAGTGGATGGATTTGTGCTGCAGCCAACGGCACAATCAGCGGGTATTCACAAGATGATTACCGAGGCAGGTAAAGAGCTGGTTTGTATTGACTCACGTATGTACGACACGCAGACGCACTGGGTGAAAGCAAACAACTATGAGGCATCTTTCCAAGCAGTTTCTGAATGCATTCAACGAGGATATAAGCGCTTTTTGCTGATTACCGCAAACCCGGGACTTATTTCAAGTCGTGTGGAGCGCGTCACGGGTTTTGCCGATGCGCTAAAAGAGCACGGTCTGAGCTACGACGAGTTTATTCTGCAAGATGAGGGAGTTGACCGCGATCAAGTGGTTTCCTTTGTTGAAACCTATTTTGACAAGACAACCCCTACACTGATTTTTGTTGCCAATTGCTGGGCGCTTGCTGATATTTATGTGGCACTTCGACCTTTCTATGAGCATATGCCGCGGCTTGGTCTGTTAGGTTTTGACAACACCGAATGGGTGCGCGTGGCAACGCCATCGGTGTCTGTGGTGTGTCAGCCTGCCGATGCGGAAGGAACAGAAGCGGGTCGTATTTTGCTTGAAGCCCTCGGCGATCGGGAGCTTGAAATTCAGCATCAAGAGCTTGACTGCACTATTTCGTGGGGCGACTCAACCTTTTAG
- a CDS encoding glutamine synthetase family protein: MDLQQNIDFVLRTVEERNIRFIRLWFTDVLGRLKSFAIAPEDLEIAFEEGIGFDGSSIEGFCTPDEADMLAFPDPTTFQILPWRPSNDGVARIFCDVYSPDRSPFPGDPREALRRMFMKAERAGYILNVGADMEFYYFPDEKTPEPLDDVGYFDLTPQDSARDLRRSMVLRLEKMSIPVEYTYHSSGRSQHGISLRHAEALSMSDALITAKHVIMLEAYEAGIHATFMPKPLAHEASSGMLLHQSLFNHDGENVFWGADDEKYHLSDIAKSYMAGILDHAAELSAITNPTVNSYKRLQAGSDITPAYATWGLRNRSAMIRVPIYKPGKHQSCRIELRTPDPMANPYLVNAVTLAAGLDGIERGLSLPSECTGDLLRMSDHEIRQRGITPLPRSLDAALDIFEQSDFMRAALGEHIHSFFLKKKREEWRRYASTITEWELKYYLANS; encoded by the coding sequence ATGGACTTGCAGCAAAACATCGATTTTGTCCTGCGCACCGTTGAAGAGCGCAATATTCGCTTTATCCGCCTATGGTTTACTGACGTTCTAGGGCGTCTTAAAAGTTTCGCCATTGCTCCTGAAGACCTGGAGATTGCGTTTGAAGAGGGTATTGGCTTTGACGGCTCGAGTATCGAGGGCTTTTGTACGCCTGACGAGGCCGATATGCTGGCGTTTCCTGACCCTACAACCTTTCAGATTTTGCCGTGGCGCCCAAGTAATGATGGCGTTGCTCGCATTTTCTGCGATGTCTACTCACCCGACCGCAGTCCCTTCCCAGGCGACCCGCGTGAGGCTTTGCGCCGCATGTTTATGAAGGCGGAGCGTGCAGGATATATCCTAAACGTGGGCGCTGATATGGAGTTTTATTATTTCCCTGACGAAAAAACGCCAGAGCCTCTTGATGATGTAGGTTATTTTGACTTGACGCCGCAGGATTCGGCACGTGATTTACGTCGTTCTATGGTGCTGCGACTCGAAAAAATGAGTATCCCGGTTGAGTACACCTATCACAGCTCAGGTCGCTCGCAGCATGGCATTAGCCTGCGTCACGCTGAGGCGCTCAGCATGTCTGACGCGCTGATTACCGCCAAGCACGTCATTATGCTTGAGGCTTATGAGGCCGGTATTCACGCAACCTTCATGCCCAAGCCACTTGCACACGAGGCTTCGAGCGGCATGTTGCTGCATCAGTCCCTGTTTAACCATGATGGCGAAAATGTATTTTGGGGCGCAGATGATGAGAAATATCATCTCTCGGATATTGCAAAGAGCTACATGGCAGGCATTCTTGACCACGCGGCAGAGCTTTCAGCGATAACAAATCCAACGGTTAATTCATATAAGCGTCTACAGGCTGGAAGCGATATTACCCCTGCGTATGCTACTTGGGGCTTGCGTAATCGCTCAGCTATGATTCGCGTGCCAATTTATAAGCCAGGAAAGCACCAGTCCTGTCGCATCGAGCTACGCACGCCTGACCCTATGGCCAACCCGTATCTGGTTAATGCGGTTACTCTAGCGGCGGGTCTTGATGGCATTGAGCGCGGTTTGAGCTTGCCTTCAGAGTGCACCGGTGATTTGCTGCGCATGTCTGACCATGAGATTCGCCAGCGTGGCATTACGCCTTTGCCACGCAGCCTTGATGCGGCGCTTGATATTTTTGAGCAATCTGATTTTATGCGGGCGGCCTTGGGTGAGCACATTCACAGTTTCTTCCTCAAGAAAAAGCGTGAGGAATGGCGTCGGTATGCAAGCACTATTACCGAGTGGGAGCTCAAATACTACTTGGCTAATTCGTAA
- a CDS encoding response regulator transcription factor, protein MAEKSVLFMARTTRFHEYVRTLSTSIGAEVFVATPDSPGASSDFNLLVLDADGVRSDRLEQIAKWLEGRGSIPMLLLVVDEGLSELCIPPHVRVDFVCAGASEAELELRARRLLGEDDPFCSEDVVSIDGMTINLATYQVTLDDKPVDLTLMEYSLLSFLVTHPNRAYSREVLLHRVWGFEYCGGTRTVDVHIRRIRSKVGPQIAAHISTVRGVGYLFKE, encoded by the coding sequence ATGGCAGAAAAAAGCGTCCTATTCATGGCTCGTACCACGCGCTTTCATGAGTATGTCAGAACGCTCAGCACCAGTATTGGCGCAGAGGTTTTTGTTGCAACACCTGACTCCCCGGGGGCAAGCTCTGATTTTAACCTGCTGGTGCTTGATGCCGATGGTGTGAGAAGCGACCGATTAGAGCAAATTGCCAAGTGGCTTGAGGGTAGAGGGTCTATCCCTATGCTCTTGTTGGTAGTTGATGAGGGCTTATCTGAACTGTGTATTCCTCCGCATGTGCGGGTGGATTTTGTCTGTGCAGGTGCCTCTGAGGCAGAGCTTGAGCTGCGTGCGCGTCGTTTGCTGGGCGAAGATGACCCCTTTTGCTCTGAGGATGTGGTTTCAATTGATGGCATGACCATCAACTTGGCAACCTATCAGGTGACGCTTGATGATAAGCCTGTTGATTTGACACTTATGGAATACTCGCTCTTGTCGTTTTTGGTAACTCATCCCAATCGAGCCTATAGCCGCGAGGTGTTGCTCCATCGTGTGTGGGGTTTTGAGTATTGCGGCGGCACACGTACTGTTGATGTGCATATTCGTCGTATTCGCTCTAAGGTGGGACCACAGATTGCGGCTCATATTTCAACCGTTCGAGGCGTAGGATATTTGTTTAAGGAATAG